A portion of the Algisphaera agarilytica genome contains these proteins:
- a CDS encoding helix-turn-helix transcriptional regulator produces the protein MSELNLDQWNQVHRATQEVARVAEVDDFHQHAIGAVKMLMSHTLISSELHDLSLMQLVSSAQTREDDEFQSRMPDFADHLHEHPCVEAALNTRSLNIMGVLDKMSSRDFEKLGLYNEFYRYVDIRDQIIIARSQGFPSLLALAISRDKQFSPSERQMLELFAPSLANAHTTWQAIRRAKGHHAWALGALEHLNCGALHVSTDGRILDQNPLAKRLIEDYWPGRNYGDRLPQALHAWLKVSTQDPLNKRHPLVRQSPAGTVSFRLAQDIASDDWLILGRENPAVTDLTPLLELGLTEKQAEVINVARHGLTYSQIAEQLGKSAGTVRKQMEQIMAKLDVHDKAAAVAKATQALNTPGL, from the coding sequence TTGTCTGAACTTAATTTAGACCAATGGAATCAGGTCCACCGGGCCACCCAGGAGGTGGCACGGGTGGCCGAAGTTGACGATTTCCACCAGCATGCGATCGGTGCGGTGAAGATGCTGATGTCGCACACCCTGATCTCCTCGGAGCTGCACGACCTCTCGCTGATGCAGCTCGTCTCCTCTGCCCAGACCCGGGAAGACGACGAGTTCCAGTCACGGATGCCCGACTTCGCCGACCACCTCCACGAACACCCGTGTGTCGAAGCTGCCCTGAACACGCGGTCGCTGAACATCATGGGCGTGCTGGACAAGATGTCTTCCCGCGATTTCGAAAAGCTCGGGCTTTACAACGAGTTCTACCGCTACGTCGATATCCGCGACCAGATCATCATCGCCCGCTCGCAGGGCTTCCCCTCGCTGCTGGCCCTGGCGATCTCGCGCGACAAGCAGTTCTCCCCATCTGAACGCCAGATGTTGGAACTCTTCGCCCCGTCCCTGGCCAACGCCCACACGACCTGGCAGGCAATCCGGCGGGCCAAGGGGCACCACGCCTGGGCCCTGGGCGCTCTCGAACACCTGAACTGCGGCGCACTCCACGTCTCCACGGACGGACGCATCCTCGATCAGAACCCGTTGGCGAAGCGGCTCATCGAAGACTACTGGCCCGGCCGAAACTACGGCGACCGTCTCCCCCAAGCGTTGCATGCCTGGCTCAAGGTCAGCACCCAGGACCCGCTCAACAAACGACACCCGCTTGTGCGGCAGAGCCCGGCGGGCACGGTTTCGTTCCGGTTGGCCCAAGACATCGCCAGCGACGACTGGCTCATCCTCGGCCGAGAGAACCCCGCCGTGACCGACCTGACTCCCCTGCTGGAACTGGGCCTCACCGAAAAACAAGCCGAGGTCATCAACGTCGCCCGCCACGGCCTGACCTACTCTCAGATCGCCGAGCAACTCGGCAAGTCGGCGGGCACCGTCCGCAAGCAGATGGAGCAGATCATGGCCAAGCTCGATGTGCACGACAAAGCCGCCGCCGTCGCCAAGGCCACGCAAGCGCTAAACACCCCCGGGCTTTAA
- a CDS encoding class II fumarate hydratase: MATRIEKDSMGEMPVPADALYGASTARAVANFPIANRPLPPAVIHAFGHLKAACAEANKDLGKLDAKLADAIIAAADEVAQGMHDAHFPVDVYQTGSGTSTNMNANEVIAAVANEKLGLGATTKAEGGVHPNDHVNMGQSSNDTFPTAMCIGGGATIAGQLIPALTYLHEALQTKVDAYDKILKTGRTHLMDATPIRLGQVFAGYASAVSHGIHRAKHALSDMVANMPIGGTAVGTGINAHPEFAAKVCETLTQRLGFSSTPFKEASDRCEAQAAKDSFVHASGDLKTIAVSLSKIANDIRHLGSGPRCGIGELNLPAIQPGSSIMPGKVNPVICESVMQVCCRVIGNDATVTTAGLGGVGSIFELNVAMPVMIDAFLESVDLLANVSNVFVDKLLDGLEVNEERCTELLEASLMTITALAPEVGYDKCAALAKQAHKEGKTIKQLVGELNLMPEERLAELMDYDSMTRPG, encoded by the coding sequence ATGGCCACCCGCATCGAAAAAGACTCCATGGGCGAGATGCCCGTCCCCGCCGACGCCCTCTACGGCGCCTCCACCGCCCGGGCCGTCGCCAACTTCCCGATTGCCAACCGCCCGTTGCCCCCCGCGGTCATCCACGCCTTTGGCCACCTCAAGGCCGCCTGCGCCGAGGCCAACAAAGACCTCGGCAAGCTCGACGCCAAGCTCGCCGACGCCATCATCGCCGCCGCCGATGAAGTCGCTCAGGGCATGCACGACGCCCACTTCCCCGTCGACGTCTACCAGACCGGCAGCGGCACCAGCACCAACATGAACGCCAACGAGGTCATCGCCGCGGTGGCCAACGAGAAGCTCGGCCTCGGCGCGACCACCAAGGCTGAGGGCGGCGTCCACCCCAACGACCACGTCAACATGGGGCAATCGAGCAACGACACGTTCCCCACGGCGATGTGCATCGGCGGGGGGGCAACGATTGCCGGGCAGCTCATCCCGGCACTGACGTATCTGCATGAAGCCCTGCAAACCAAAGTCGATGCCTACGACAAGATTCTAAAAACGGGGCGCACCCACTTGATGGATGCTACGCCGATCCGTTTGGGGCAGGTTTTTGCCGGCTACGCCTCGGCGGTCTCTCACGGCATCCACCGTGCGAAACACGCGCTTTCCGACATGGTGGCAAATATGCCGATCGGTGGCACCGCCGTTGGCACCGGCATCAACGCACACCCCGAGTTTGCCGCCAAAGTTTGCGAGACGCTCACCCAGCGTCTCGGTTTTTCCTCCACGCCATTTAAAGAAGCCAGCGACCGCTGCGAGGCCCAGGCGGCAAAAGACTCGTTCGTCCATGCGTCGGGTGACCTCAAAACCATCGCCGTCTCCCTCTCCAAGATCGCCAACGACATCCGCCACCTCGGCTCGGGCCCGCGCTGTGGCATCGGCGAGCTCAACCTCCCCGCGATCCAGCCCGGGTCGTCGATCATGCCCGGCAAGGTCAATCCCGTGATTTGTGAATCGGTCATGCAGGTCTGCTGCCGGGTCATCGGCAACGACGCGACCGTGACCACCGCCGGGCTCGGCGGCGTCGGGTCGATCTTCGAGCTCAACGTCGCGATGCCCGTGATGATCGACGCCTTCCTCGAATCGGTCGATCTCCTGGCCAACGTCTCCAACGTCTTCGTCGACAAGCTGCTCGACGGCCTGGAAGTCAATGAAGAACGCTGCACCGAACTACTCGAAGCCTCGCTCATGACTATCACCGCGCTCGCTCCCGAAGTCGGTTACGACAAGTGTGCCGCGCTCGCCAAGCAGGCCCACAAGGAAGGCAAGACCATCAAGCAGCTCGTTGGCGAGCTGAACCTGATGCCCGAAGAACGCCTGGCGGAACTGATGGACTACGACAGCATGACCCGCCCGGGTTGA
- the metK gene encoding methionine adenosyltransferase, with protein MARSKNPDEHYFFTSESVSMGHPDKVSDAVSDAVLDSLLAVDNRARVACETMCTTGLVVVGGEITVHNQKAINALNNAEETIRDIIRKIGYTGDIGMKFDADTCAVMRVMHSQSDDISMGVSEGEGLHKEQGAGDQGLMFGFACRETPDLMPLPIDLSHKLVERHAKVRQDNKLIKGLRPDAKSQVTVEYDINNKPVRIDTVVLSTQHTEAWNGKAQQAKLKKAVIKHIIEPCMPKKLYDPKNVTIHVNPTGQFEIGGPHGDVGLTGRKIIVDTYGGRGRHGGGAFSGKDPSKVDRSAAYMARYIAKNLVASRICDVCEVQLSYAIGVAEPTSIHVDTYKTGKLPEPEITQLVRDIFPLTPDGILKHLKLRNPIFSPTASHGHFGRKPGKVKVNGKSYETFTWEKTDLAAKIKKAAGI; from the coding sequence ATGGCCCGTAGCAAGAACCCCGACGAACACTACTTCTTCACTTCCGAGTCCGTTTCGATGGGCCACCCCGACAAGGTCAGCGACGCGGTCAGCGACGCGGTCCTCGACAGCCTGCTGGCGGTGGACAACCGGGCTCGCGTGGCCTGCGAAACCATGTGCACCACGGGCCTGGTCGTGGTCGGCGGCGAGATCACCGTCCACAACCAGAAGGCCATCAACGCCCTGAACAACGCCGAAGAAACGATCCGCGACATCATCCGCAAGATCGGCTACACCGGCGACATCGGCATGAAGTTCGACGCCGACACCTGCGCCGTCATGCGGGTCATGCACAGCCAGTCCGATGACATCTCGATGGGTGTCAGCGAAGGCGAAGGCCTGCACAAGGAACAAGGCGCCGGCGACCAGGGCCTGATGTTCGGTTTCGCCTGCCGCGAGACACCTGACCTGATGCCGCTGCCGATCGACCTCTCCCACAAGCTGGTCGAGCGCCACGCCAAGGTCCGCCAGGACAACAAGCTCATCAAGGGCCTGCGTCCCGACGCCAAGTCGCAGGTCACCGTCGAATACGACATCAACAACAAGCCGGTGCGCATCGACACCGTCGTGCTCTCGACCCAGCACACCGAGGCGTGGAACGGCAAGGCCCAGCAGGCCAAGCTCAAGAAGGCGGTCATCAAGCACATCATCGAGCCGTGCATGCCCAAGAAGCTGTACGACCCCAAGAACGTCACCATCCACGTCAACCCCACCGGCCAGTTCGAGATCGGCGGCCCCCACGGCGACGTCGGCCTGACCGGCCGCAAGATCATCGTCGACACCTACGGCGGCCGCGGCCGTCACGGCGGCGGCGCATTCTCCGGCAAGGACCCGTCCAAGGTCGACCGCAGCGCCGCCTACATGGCCCGCTACATCGCCAAGAACCTCGTCGCGTCGCGCATCTGCGACGTCTGCGAAGTCCAGCTCTCCTACGCCATCGGCGTCGCCGAGCCGACCTCGATCCACGTGGACACCTACAAGACCGGCAAGCTCCCCGAGCCCGAGATCACCCAACTGGTCCGCGACATCTTCCCGCTGACGCCCGACGGTATCCTCAAGCACCTGAAGCTGCGCAACCCCATCTTCTCCCCCACCGCCAGCCACGGCCACTTCGGCCGCAAGCCCGGCAAGGTCAAGGTCAACGGCAAGAGCTACGAAACCTTCACCTGGGAAAAGACCGACCTCGCCGCGAAGATCAAGAAGGCCGCGGGTATCTGA
- the ptsP gene encoding phosphoenolpyruvate--protein phosphotransferase: protein MLVKKGIAVSPGVAIYKAVVLDNEDRPVPRRTIPVALIDHHIRRVDSALEESIKQITEVHQQTTETLGEELAKIFSFHLGMLADPALTDQFRAMVRKERVTAEYAVYSVMTTYAQTFLAHENSYFRDRVGDIYDLKRRVLRQLITSGTNDLSKVDAPSIVIAQDLTPSQTAALDKSKIMGLATDVGGRTSHTAILAHALGIPAIVGLEDLTQRVESGDTVIIDGHRGVIIVEPDAGQLLEYKQEVRRIKKLDAELGKLRDLPAVTKDGTEISLLGNIEFPTEVPDALEKGAVGIGLYRTEFLYLSAEHEPTEEQQYDSYVETIRNLGGKPLTIRTLDLGADKIPESAELAAPMLNERNPFLGLRSIRLCLQNLPMFRTQLRAILRASAEGPVKIMFPLISSVMELRQAKMILQDVKEDLDDQDIPFAENIPVGMMIEVPSAALQAKTFSKEVDFFSIGTNDLIQYTVAVDRANERIANLYSAGHPAVIQLLKDVIRAADRSDTDVSLCGEMAGQPEFIMLLLGLGLRSFSMTPPAIPEVKRLIRSVSLDQCRRVARKAVGFDSDREVLNYLRDEVNKVMPKAFDGRSIGF from the coding sequence ATGCTCGTGAAGAAAGGCATCGCGGTTTCGCCCGGCGTGGCGATCTATAAGGCGGTGGTCCTCGACAATGAGGACCGACCGGTGCCGCGCCGTACGATCCCCGTGGCGTTGATCGACCACCACATCCGGCGTGTCGATAGCGCATTGGAAGAATCGATCAAACAGATCACCGAGGTCCACCAGCAAACCACCGAGACGCTGGGCGAAGAGCTCGCCAAGATCTTCTCGTTCCACCTGGGCATGCTCGCCGACCCCGCGCTGACCGATCAGTTCCGGGCGATGGTGCGTAAGGAGCGGGTCACCGCCGAGTACGCCGTGTACTCGGTGATGACGACCTACGCCCAGACGTTTCTAGCCCACGAGAACAGCTACTTCCGCGACCGCGTCGGCGACATCTACGACCTCAAACGCCGTGTCCTGCGTCAGCTCATCACCTCGGGCACCAACGACCTGTCCAAGGTCGATGCGCCCTCGATCGTGATCGCCCAGGACCTCACGCCCAGCCAGACCGCGGCGCTCGACAAATCCAAGATCATGGGCCTGGCGACCGACGTCGGGGGCCGCACCAGCCACACCGCCATCCTCGCCCACGCCCTGGGCATCCCCGCCATCGTCGGCCTCGAAGACCTCACCCAACGCGTCGAATCCGGCGACACCGTCATCATCGACGGCCACCGCGGCGTCATCATCGTCGAACCCGACGCGGGACAGCTGCTCGAATACAAGCAGGAAGTCCGCCGGATCAAAAAGCTCGACGCCGAGCTTGGCAAGCTCCGCGACCTGCCGGCCGTCACCAAGGACGGCACCGAGATCTCGCTGCTGGGCAACATCGAGTTCCCCACCGAAGTCCCCGATGCCCTGGAAAAAGGTGCCGTGGGCATCGGGCTCTACCGCACCGAGTTCCTCTACCTCTCGGCCGAGCACGAACCCACCGAAGAGCAGCAATACGACAGCTACGTCGAAACGATCCGCAACCTCGGCGGCAAGCCGTTGACAATCCGCACCCTCGACCTCGGGGCCGACAAGATCCCCGAGAGCGCCGAGCTGGCTGCGCCCATGCTGAACGAACGCAACCCGTTTCTGGGCCTGCGTTCGATCCGGCTGTGCCTGCAAAACCTGCCGATGTTCCGCACCCAACTCCGCGCAATCCTGCGGGCGAGTGCCGAGGGGCCGGTGAAGATCATGTTCCCGCTGATCTCCAGTGTGATGGAGCTGCGGCAGGCGAAGATGATCCTCCAGGATGTGAAAGAAGACCTCGACGACCAGGACATCCCGTTCGCCGAGAACATCCCCGTCGGGATGATGATTGAGGTGCCCTCCGCGGCCCTCCAGGCCAAGACGTTCAGCAAGGAAGTCGACTTTTTCAGCATCGGGACCAACGACCTGATCCAGTACACCGTGGCCGTTGACCGGGCCAACGAGCGGATCGCCAACCTCTACTCCGCGGGCCACCCGGCGGTGATCCAGCTGCTCAAGGACGTGATCCGCGCAGCCGATAGAAGCGATACAGACGTCAGCCTCTGCGGCGAGATGGCGGGGCAGCCCGAATTCATTATGCTGTTGCTGGGTTTGGGGCTCCGCAGCTTCTCGATGACCCCCCCGGCGATCCCGGAGGTCAAGAGACTGATCCGGAGCGTCAGCCTCGACCAGTGCCGACGCGTGGCCCGAAAGGCCGTCGGCTTTGATTCCGACCGTGAAGTGTTGAACTACCTCAGGGATGAGGTCAACAAAGTCATGCCCAAGGCGTTCGATGGACGTTCCATCGGATTCTGA